Part of the Anopheles coluzzii chromosome 3, AcolN3, whole genome shotgun sequence genome is shown below.
GTTACGAGTGTCTTGGTAGAAAACCCCAATTTATCATTCTACGCATCCTAAAAGTAATGTGGAAAGGACTCAAAAGTAAATAGTATTGTGCCCACCTGCTTTTTATTATCTCTCCAaccacttcttcttcttcttctatttggcgtaacgtcctacgcggacatgccggcctatacaggttttcgagacttaattcattaccacgcagccggatagtcaatccttgctacggggggactgTCCATTCTGGggttgaacccatgacgggcatgttattgagtcgttcgagatGATGTAccactgtaccacgggaccgcccctacCAACTACTTATCTAGGTCGAATAAATCCAAAACGGTTTAAATAGTGATACAATGATGTGGATCAAGCATTTAACCTGGTGGTCAAATATTGTAAATTTGAGAAAACTTGATACAAATTACCCGTCATCTTAACGTACATTTAGTAAGGTATATTATCATGTTGTATATGTCATGTTGTACACCAATGATAAGAATACTGCATTCCTTAATCATTTGCTCAAAAATTATGCTCAATAGCTGTCTTTGAATTGCGTTaacttttaaataatttatgtttatgcAATTTACTTGTCAACGGGGAACATATATTTTGTTTGTCCTTATCGTATCCAATATCTCAttttcaatcctaaaattcGAAACAACATGTTTAGTAGTTAACTTTGGACAGTTGAGAATAATGCTCCTTTGCTGTCTTCATTTCAGAATCTATGGATAATCCATACTATATAGGGtttttgatcgtatcccatagatttttggttcgttcccataatttattggtattttccgattggatatcaatacggATATCAATGGTGATATGGGAAACGGCCAAATAATCGTGggaacacaccaaacaaatgggaacccaccaaaaattaaTGTGAATAAACTAATAAATCGTGAGCAACCCTTTAAGTTATaaaaaaattttaaattttctgcTGCTTATTAATAAATTAGGATAATAAGTTCCTTCAGTTTTACAAATTTGGTTCAAGCATCATTGATTTATAGATTTCAGTTTTACCTAAAAAAGTGCTATATAGATTTTAGTTTTACCTAATTGCTTTTTACCTAAAAAAGTTAACAATTTGGGTGACTTTACACATTTGAACTACATTTAAGTATCCACTTTCAAGTCGATATTTTGTAAGAACGAAGAAGTCGATCAGTTTTCAAACTCTGATCATGATCCCTAAACCACTTAGTGATTAAAGGACTGTTCTTTTCTTTAAACATTCCATCTAAACTATtaggaactatttcattgaaTCAAAATAATCAATCTTTGCGGAAATCAAATGCTTGTTGCGAGATTTCGTTTTGATTTCAGCCAACACTCCTCATCAGACACTCCAATTGAGCGATTTGGTCCAACACATGATCTCATAGACGCATCACAGTTCACAATCTCCGGAGCACCAAACACGGCATCCCCGGCGATCTCCCATCCACCATCAGTCCGAAAACGGAAATATCGATAGGATGTCCCTGGTGTGCCGTGCTTTCGTTCGCAAAGATTCATTCCCATTCCGTGTCCCACAAGCGGTTCCACAGATCGTGTTTGTCCGATTTTAGCAATCACACAGAAGTTTCCTTTTCCGTCCGAAAATGGCCCAAAAATACGGCGACAAATCTTGTCCGGCCCGACAAGTTggcgtgtgtttgtctgtaTTTTGTATCGAACTGCCTGTCGCGTGGGTGACGGCCTAAAAGAGTGCCTTACATTGCGATGGCGTAGGACGGAATCGGTCGCTGCCTGGGGGCTGCGAAGGGGAAGGAAGCTGCGAAGGCGGGATTGAATGGTTTGGATACGTTACTActtcttttacttcctctTTATCGCTGTCTCTCTCGCGCTTACATTTCTTGGAACCCGTTGGGAGGTGGTAATGTAGTCGATGTCGCCTTCGCACCGGTGACTCGGTGACACGGAGGTGCTGTGTAACCCGATgcaacacactcacgcacCGCACCTTGGCAGCTTTGGGTTGGTGAATCACGCCGGTTTTGTGTTTCTAAATTTggtattctctctctctgtgatgtgatgggtggaaaattcatcgaaaaagggaaattaaaaAGGGCAACATTCGGTGGATGTTTCCGCAGCATCGCGACGTGTTTTAGAACCTTACGGCCACATCCGAAACACAATATATCCCCTCTGCCTGTCCGCCGCCGACGAGAATGCACGCGCCGGGCCGGGATGTTGACGCAACGGAACTAAAAATAGAGCCATTGTTCTTGAAGTTCTTCGCGCATTCCAACGTGCTGCCGTGCTGCCGGCCACTTAAGTGAGAGTGGTCTATCGCTAAGACCGGCGATCACTTCCGTTCCGACGGGATGGGATCTTCTTTCCCGCCGTTTTGCGGGATGCCCTTTGCCGGGAACCGCAATGGGTAAGCAGATCAGATCGATTGCCCGCCGCGGGGTGCGCCGACTTTCGCAACGTACACGCAGCACGGTacgcacacacgtacgcatCGCAGCCCCGGTGGGCTTCATGTTCGGTGCGCGTCATCATACGCGTCGTGGCCGCAAACCGTCGACACACACGTAGGCGTCGCGGGAACACCGCTGCTTCACCGCGACGGCCTTTTCATAATATTTAATTCATGGAGTGAACCGGCGCCGAACTCAGTTCCATCCCGTCCGTCGGCCAGTAAACAAGTGATCTCCTCTACTGCTCCGTGTCCGCGCTCGAAACTGTCCAAGGGCTACCGTgtatgtgcgcgtgtgtgtgcgtgtgtgtatgctggCGTAAACCAGTGCTTAAAACAACATACCGAACCGGCTTCTTCTCGTGCGCGCAGGCGTAAGCGCAccaactctctttctctcgcgcaCGTTATCTCGCGCTCAGCGCAAAACAAGGTGTACAGAGAAAGGGCACGAGGTAAAAGGCATCCCCAACCCCCCGACCGACCGTGGGGAGATTCGTgtgactgtgtgcgtgtgtgtgtgagtgagcggCGGGGTTGTTTCGTTCGCTCAAAAACGCTGCCCTGCATCACGGCACTGTTCAGTTCGTTCGTGCATTCCGGTCCCAGTGCTGCTAGTAGTGTGAccctgtgctgctgctgtctctCTGTTACCCCACTTTGTGCACGGTGTGATCCGACATATCCCCTCCGCACCAACCAAGCACAACGTGATTACCTCATCGCGCATCCGCAAAGTGTGTCAACGCATGGCCGCGCGCAGATGGTTGGAAAAGTGATTCTAGCGCGCTAACTGGCCACGGTTAGTGATAACGGGTGCCATCACGCTATCAGTGCAGTGCAAAAGTGTCGTACAGTGGTGAAAGATAactgaaaaaaacacacccacgCCACAGGGTAATTGAATAATAAGTACGTTAAACGGTAGTGATATTGGTGTGCAATAAGTGATAAAAGTAGAACGCAAAGTGTATCCCGATAAACATGGGGTTGAATAACCGCGACAAGCAGGCAAAGCTGAAAACTCAGAGCCTGCTAGACTCCGAGCGAGCCGGACAGCAAACGGTGACGACGGTAACGGTGGATCATGGTACGGTCGCGATGCCACTGGAGTCGATGGCAACCGTCAGCTCATCGACGGCGAACAACAGCAGTTCGTTCCAGCAGTCGTCATCGCCGTCCTCCTCGACGACCTCGAAGGTCCAGTCCAGTGCAGTGGAAAGTACAGTGCAGCGCAAGTCCTCCGATGGGCGCGTGATCAGTGAAGTGCGTGAGCAAGGCTCCAAGAAGGATGGGCCAAAGTTCAGCACCGTCAGCAGCATGCGCAGTGAGGCTAACCGGGCCAAACAGATCGATAGCTTCATCGAGGAGATACATCACATCGCGAGTGATACGATCGGCTCGACCGCACTGATCGGTGCCCCGGCCGGTATGGAGCTGCCCGCCGGGACGGTCACACAGAAAACGGTGCTGCTCAGTGGTGGTGAAAGTGCGCGCAAGCAATCGTACGTCAGTGAGAGTGTTGGCGGTGGTCATACCACCCTCCAGTCCAGTGTGTCCGGTGATGCTAGTCAGCAGGTGATATCGACCATCGGGCCGAGCAAGATCGAGATCTCGAAAATGGCCCTTGACAGCAGTGCCGTGTCGAGCAGTAGCACCAGCAAAGTCATGCAAAGTAGCAGCAGTGCCATAACGaagcaagagcagcagcaatcatcatcattgtcatCTTCATCGCAGAGTGCGATGCATAGTGAGAAAAATGTGTCCGAATCTAGTGCAATCTCCAGTTCACACAAGTCTGAGTCGAAGCAGAGCAAAAGCTCCCACACgacctcgtcgtcgtcgtcgtcgtcgagcACCAGCAAACTGATGTCGAGTGCTCAAAGCAAGGCTCAGTCTGTGTCGGAAACATTCCAATCGTCCGCACATGGTACGAGCGACAGTGCACAGTCCGGACGACAGACGGATACGCTGTCGATGAACGGTGGTAGACAGTCGCTGTCCACAGTACAGTCATCACACCTGCCGGACCATTCCACGTACGATCAGAAATCATTCCAGCTGGTGGATGGAGATGGCAAGACCCGCCAGCAGCATGACAGCCAGAGCTACTCGATGGCACAGAGTCAAGCGCCGACCACGAAAATCGTGTACGATTCGGCGGGTAATCAGATCACGAGCACTTCCTCCTCGTACCAAGCCGCGCAGGGCTACAGTACCTCCTCGTTCCAGACGGAGTTCTCCGACGGAGTCGATTTGTCGAAGTCGGCCAAGGACAGTTCCGCTGGAACGGCCAAGCTTCGCCAGACGGCGAACAACCAGAATCAAGTGCTGTACGATACAGCGGGCAACCGGATCACGACCACCGGCTCCTCATCGTATCAAGCGGCGCAAGGTTACAGTTCCTCGTCCTTCCAGAGCTCCGAAGCGATGGACTCAAAGTCATCGAAGGACTACATGTCCTCTACCAGTACATCCACGAAGCAGAGTCACAATGTGTCCACTTCCAAGGGTATGACGTCCAGCAGCGCAAAGGACTCTATCATCGACTCAACCACACTGGACAACTACTCGGTGCAGTTGCACGATTCGTCCACCGGTCAGCAACACTCCAACAATATGCTCATGAAAACGGAGTCGGCCCACACCGTGGCCAGCCTTTCGTCGGCACACGACGCACTGGCCAGTACGATCCAGAGCACGCAGCTCATTACGGAATCGGCGAGCGAGGCGCAGCAGCGCCAGCAACACTCCGAGTCGACCAAAACGTACGAAACGTCCTCGCACTATGCGCAGATGGACGAGGAAAGCCGTTCCCGGCGCAAGACGTCCGAGTATCGCGAGCAGCGCGAATCGAATGCCGCCATCCTGAAGCGCAAGATCTACGACGAGCACGGGCGGCGGCTGAACTTGATCGATGAGAAAATTGTGCCGAAAGACATCGTGACGGCGGACCTGCAGGACGACGTGACGAACGTGACCAAAACGTCGTTCGAGGCGAAACTGTTCAACCCGAAGCTGAAGCGATGGGAGCTGGTCGACCAGAAGACGATACTGGAGAAGGACATTACCACCGACATACCGGTGGAGATCGTCCAGGAGCTGGAGGTGGAGCGTCCCGAGCTGGCCAACATCACCACGACGATTCAGATGACGAAGGTTAGTGTTGCTACGCATTGCGGTTGGGTTCTGAAGGTGCTTTTGAACATCACAACTAACATTAATCCCTTAATGTGCTTGTATGTGTAGGTATACGATGCCAAGACCAAGCAGTGGAAAACGATCGATCAGAAGAAGCACATCGATGTGCTGGAAAAGATCACCTTCCTGGAGGAAAGCTCCGGACGCTCGGAGCTGGACGAGTCGGAGCGAACGAAAAACATGAAATCCATGGACATGGTGGTAGGTCTCGATGAAACAAGACACATCTAGATCATTTTAAAAGCTGCATTTTGTACTCGCATTTGTTCTTTCACAGGACCGTGTGACAATCAAGGAGGTGAGCGATCTAAGCGATCAGAAACGAAACCAGATCAACAAAACGTCCAAACGCACAGACCAACAAACCATCCAGGAGCAGTGCATCTGCGAAATCTGTACCTGCGGGTAAGTGTAACAATGAGTGGGGCGACCTCCCTGATGCCCACGTTTTTCTGTCCTCTTATTGGTCTCACGTCTGGCATTCAAACACCCACCAGCGGCATGGGGTACGTTGCATGTCCTTCAAAAGCGTTCAACGCGATCGGAAGAGGAAACTGCAGCGCACAGACGGCGATGCTCGTCCCCCTACTTGGTCGGAATTAATAGCTCCCACTGGTTCACTTCTCCCAATTCCTCCATGTCTCAttcattcccccccccccctcccctgaCCACTTGCCCCCAATCAATGCCGACGACCGTGTGTAAACCTTAAATGGTCAATTGGCAAGATCGCCGTGCTGAGCGTGTTTGCGGTTCGTTTGGTCGCCGTCGTTTCAATTTATGCTCATTTACAATCAACCTACGCGCCTTGCCCGCGATGACATCATCGCGGGTGCTTTGCCACGATTGAGCCCGAGATGCGAGATAGtggtgttgctggtggtggtagttgtgcgATCATCATCGGCAGCGCCCGCTGTCAGCAATGTTGggtgttatttatttagtttgttttggtttgcctCTTGCCACGGATGCTTTCAGCTGTGAGCTCTTTTGATTCTTCTCTTCACACTTCTTCATTGTGTGGCGATTCCCTTTATGTACAGGGTTTCTTATGTATTTTTGACTTTTTGTGATTACAACAAAGCGATGAAATAGGGGtagttgtattttttatttttctaagtaaaatacaaaaacaagaaacatgatgtataaaaaataatttatttcgtCGAGTATTTTTAAACTCATATTTTTATGTATTGGACCAATTTTTCTTGGTCAAAGGCTTTTTTAACGACACCACAATTCTCATGTGCCTCTCAAATATAATCAAAAAGCTTTTATCAAGAGAAACTAGTTCACTTAACCCATACCGGTCATGGAATTGATCCCAATCTCATAAAGGTTTTAGTATTGGTTCCGGAACCATATTTGTCTTGAAACTGTTTTTAAACGTATAACATTCCTGTCCTTGAACTAATCTTATAAAATATTACCCCTGAAACTGATCATGAATCTAAACCTATCCTGAATTTAACTAAGCACTCCCACTGTCTCTAGAGTTGATCCTAACACCATGTCGTTTCCCAAATTAATCTCCAACTAAATCGAATCAATACCGATCCTGGTATGATTCCGGGCACCATTTACACTTCAATGGTTTGATggcggggggggaggggtgctCAGAATCCCTGTACTGGGTCCATATACTTTATGAGTCCCTTCATCCATGGGGCCCCTATATAGCACAGAAGCTCCTGCTGAGAGTACTGTACACATTGTTCTATATGCTGGAATTACCATACACTGGGCCCCTACATTGACGGGGtcccccgcggccgctcagtccgcgcaccgttaaatccgccactgggtTTAGGTACTTAGgcgaaagcggggcaaaatgggcatgtggggcaaaatgggcaccctctatttaagcattttttgactacaaagatactttgcaatgctcaaaatgtattcattagagtgttctattaacaccatgtaagtttcataacccttacataacaaataacgaagaaaaatgcaaaataaggtttagtagcatattgatgtaatttttgccacttcgaaaataagcttaaaccagtgtcacagggatgcgttgaagttttacacGATATGTTTTTagagatatgatatttctatacaatttgtctgaagaaagcaaggcgattgaatgcgtatttttactaatataacaaaaattacaaaaatgcttcacgtggggcaaaatggacagttacacttggggcaaaatgggcagatgcttttgacacAGCTTCTAAAGATTCGaatttgtagatttaaacgtgtaaaaactgttgtaattttgataacatatttttgtaagaattttaagggcttttctgaccagcaaaacaaaagatagaacgaaaatacatttcacgaaacgtgcgcaaaagcatagaccattacctaagcgcagttgttgtggcccattttgccccagtgtGTTGACGTTTCACACTTTGTTTACatgtgcccattttgccccagggctatgcccattttactaTTTTGTCAAAAAAGCTTCTCGAAAAACATCAACTtgtattttacattattttaatgtttttaagttgttttcattctacgtggcaattttaatccatagataaatggtggagacatacaataatgaaagagaTCATTTAGCCCCGCTTTCTCCTACGTGAGTAACTGATTCCGCTACCATATTTGTCAATGAAACATTTCCGGCATCTGTTTTAAATATTCAGCGCAGTTTTCCGATTAATTAGCCAGCACATAACttactattttttaaaaattataaattaattgTGTATATCCTTTTATGAACTTCACATTTCAGACGGCATAACTGCTACAACTGTGGAGGAGGTACTGCAACGACACAAACTAAATCCTCAAAATATACTGCCACGAGCAATTCGGAAAATGTTTACCATCAAGGTAAATTTAATCCAGATATAAACTGTATGTGCactataattatttttattattttcttcttttagaAAATTTCACATCAGAGCTCAGTGCGCAAGCAACGTCGGGAAGACGAGGAACATGGACAATAGAAGATGCAGAAGATCATCTGAATCGAAGGGAATCGTACACGATTGAACATAGCAGCACCGCAAACGAAACATCGGAACGCAGACTCACGTGGACGAAGGATGATTTGGAAAAGGTTGATGTCACGAAGCTTAAAGCTGACTACATGCGACCAAAACCAATCAAGCATGAAGATAATCTCAAGCCCGAAGGAGCATTTACGGTGCCGGAACGAGCAGGATACACCCCAGGGGAGCGTGTCAAGCCGATAAAACCCGATGACAACCTTCGTCCAGAGGGCGAGTTCTCTACTCCAGAGAAGCTTCAGTACAGACCGGCCGAGCGTCCAAAGCAGGTTCGACCTGAGGATAACCTCAGACCGGAAGGAGACTTCGAGAAACCTGAGAAGCCTCAATACAGACCGGCCGAGCGTCCGAAACAGATCAAACCTGAGGATAACCTGCGTACTGAGGGAGAGTTCCAGGCTCCTGAGCGTCCAGAGTATCGTCCTGGAGAGCGACCGAAGCCTGTGCGTCACGATGATAATCTTCGTCCCGAGGGAGACTTCGAGCGTCCCGAGAAATCACCATTCCGACCAGCCGAGCGACCGAAGCAGGTTCGTCCTGAGGACAATCTTCGTCCAGAGGGCGATTTCTCTACTCCAGAGAAGCTTCAGTACAGACCGGCCGAGCGTCCAAAGCAGGTTCGACCTGAGGATAACCTCAGACCGGAAGGAGAGTTCGAGAAACCTGAGAAGCCTCAATACAGACCGGCCGAGCGTCCGAAACAGATCAAACCTGAGGATAACCTGCGTACTGAGGGAGAGTTCCAGGCTCCTGAGCGTCCAGAGTATCGTCCTGGAGAAAGACCGAAGCCTGTGCGTCACGATGATAATCTTCGTCCCGAGGGAGACTTCGAGCGTCCCGAGAAATCACCATTCCGACCAGCCGAGCGACCGAAGCAGGTTCGTCCTGAGGACAATCTTCGTCCAGAGGGCGATTTCTCTACTCCAGAGAAGCCTCAGTACAGACCGGCCGAGCGACCGAAGCAGATTCGACCTGAGGATAACCTCAGACCGGAAGGAGAGTTCGAGAAGCCTGAGAAGCCTCAGTACAGACCGGCCGAGCGTCCGAAGCAGATCAAACCTGAAGATAACCTGCGTACTGAGGGAGAGTTCCAGGCTCCTGAGCGTCCAGAGTATCGTCCTGGAGAGCGTCCGAAGCCTGTGCGTCACGATGATAATCTTCGTCCCGAGGGAGACTTCGAGCGTCCCGAGAAATCTCCATTCCGACCAGCCGAGCGACCGAAGCAGGTTCGTCCTGAGGACAATCTTCGTCCAGAGGGCGAGTTCTCTACTCCAGAGAAGCCTCAGTATAGACCGGCCGAGCGTCCGAAGCAGGTTCGACCTGAGGATAACCTCAGACCGGAAGGAGAGTTCGAGAAGCCTGAGAAGCCTCAGTACAGACCGGCCGAGCGTCCGAAGCAGATTAAACCTGAGGATAACCTGCGCACTGAGGGAGAGTTCCAGGCTCCTGAGCGTCCAGAGTATCGTCCTGGAGAGCGACCGAAGCCTGTGCGTCACGATGATAATCTTCGTCCCGAGGGAGACTTCGAGCGTCCCGAGAAATCACCATTCCGACCAGCCGAGCGACCGAAGCAGGTTCGTCCTGAGGACAATCTTCGTCCAGAAGGCGATTTCTCTACTCCAGAGAAGCCTCAGTACAGACCGGCCGAGCGTCCAAAACAGGTTCGTCCTCAAGATAACCTCAAGCCCGAAGGTGATTTCGAACGACCTCAGCCTACGATTGTAGGAAAGGCCGAGAGAGCTCAGATTGTTCGTCACGAGGACAATCTGTATATGGAAGGCAACTTCGAACGTACTGAGAAAACGGTTTACATATCTGGCGAGCGACCGAAGCCCATAAGACCTGATGATAATCTTCGTCCTGAGGGAGACTTCGAGCGCCCCGAGAAATCACCATTCCGACCAGCCGAGCGACCGAAGCAGGTTCGTCCTGAGGACAATCTTCGTCCAGAGGGCGAGTTCTCTACTCCAGAGAAGCCTCAGTACAGACCGGCCGAGCGTCCGAAGCAGATTCGACCTGAGGATAACCTCAGACCGGAAGGAGAGTTCGAGAAGCCTGAGAAGCCTCAGTACAGACCGGCCGAGCGTCCGAAGCAGATCAAACCTGAAGATAACCTGCATACTGAAGGAGAGTTCCAGACTCCTGAGCGTCCAGAGTATCGTCCTGGAGAGCGACCGAAGCCCATAAGACCTGATGATAATCTTCGTCCTGAAGGAGACTTCGAGCGTCCCGAGAAATCTCCATTCCGACCAGCCGAGCGACCGAAGCAGGTTCGTCCTGAAGACAACCTTCGTCCCGAGGGCGAGTTCTCTACTCCAGAGAAGCCTCAGTACAAATCGGCCGAGCGACCGAAGCAGGTTCGTCCTCAAGATAACCTCAGACCGGAAGGAGAGTTCGAGAAGCCTGAGAAGCCTCAGTACAGACCGGCCGAGCGTCCGAAGCAGATCAAACCTGAGGATAATCTGCGCACTGAGGGTGAGTTCCAGACTCCTGAGCGTCCAGAGTATCGTCCTGGAGAGCGACCGAAGCCTGTGCGTCACGATGATAATCTTCGTCCCGAGGGAGACTTCGAGCGTCCCGAAAAATCTCCATTCCGACCAGCCGAGCGACCGAAGCAGGTTCGTCCTGAAGACAATCTTCGTCCAGAGGGCGAGTTCTCTACTCCAGAGAAGCCTCAGTATAGACCGGCCGAGCGTCCGAAGCAGGTTCGTCCTCAAGATAACCTCAAGCCCGAAGGTGATTTCGAACGACCTCAGCCTACGATTGTAGGAAAGGCCGAGAGAGCTCAGATTGTTCGTCACGAGGGCAATCTGTATATGGAAGGCAACTTCGAACGTACTGAGAAAACGGTTTACATATCTGGCGAGCGACCGAAGCCCATAAGACCTGATGATAATCTTCGTCCCGAGGGAGACTTCGAGCGTCCCGAGAAATCTCCATTCCGACCAGCCGAGCGACCGAAGCAGGTTCGTCCTGAGGACAATCTTCGTCCAGAGGGCGAGTTCTCTACTCCAGAGAAGCCTCAGTACAGACCGGCCGAGCGACCGAAGCAGGTTCGACCTGAGGATAACCTCAGACCGGAAGGAGAGTTCGAGAAGCCTGAGAAGCCTCAGTACAGACCGGCCGAGCGTCCGAAGCAGATCAAACCTGAAGATAACCTGCGTACTGAAGGAGAGTTCCAGGCTCCTGAGCGTCCAGAGTATCGTCCTGGGGAACGACCGAAGCCTGTGCGTCACGATGATAATCTTCGTCCCGAGGGAGACTTCGAGCGTCCCGAGAAATCTCCATTCCGACCAGCCGAGCGACCGAAGCAGGTTCGTCCTGAGGACAATCTTCGTCCAGAGGGCGATTTCTCTACTCCAGAGAAGCCTCAGTATAGACCGGCCGAGCGACCGAAGCAGGTTCGTCCTCAAGATAACCTCAAGCCCGAAGGTGATTTCGAACGACCTCAGCCTACGATTGTAGGAAAGGCCGAGAGAGCTCAGATAGTTCGTCACGAGGACAATCTGTACATGGAAGGCAACTTCGAACGTACTGAGAAAACGGTTTACATATCTGGCGAGCGACCGAAGCCCATAAGACCTGATGATAATCTTCGTCCCGAGGGAGACTTCGAGCGTCCCGAGAAATCACCATTCCGACCAGCCGAGCGACCGAAGCAGGTTCGTCCTGAGGACAATCTTCGTCCAGAGGGCGATTTCTCTACTCCAGAGAAGCCTCAGTATAGACCGGCCGAGCGTCCGAAGCAGGTTCGTCCTCAAGATAACCTCAAGCCCGAAGGTGATTTCGAACGACCTCAGCCTACGATTGTAGGAAAGGCCGAGAGAGCTCAGATAGTTCGTCACGAGGACAATCTGTACATGGAAGGCAACTTCGAACGTACTGAGAAAACGGTTTACATATCTGGCGAGCGACCGAAGCCCATAAGACCTGATGATAATCTTCGTCCCGAGGGAGACTTCGAGCGTCCCGAGAAATCACCATTCCGACCAGCCGAGCGACCGAAGCAGGTTCGTCCTGAAGACAATCTTCGTCCAGAGGGCGAGTTCTCTACTCCAGAG
Proteins encoded:
- the LOC120958519 gene encoding serine-rich adhesin for platelets isoform X44, translated to MGLNNRDKQAKLKTQSLLDSERAGQQTVTTVTVDHGTVAMPLESMATVSSSTANNSSSFQQSSSPSSSTTSKVQSSAVESTVQRKSSDGRVISEVREQGSKKDGPKFSTVSSMRSEANRAKQIDSFIEEIHHIASDTIGSTALIGAPAGMELPAGTVTQKTVLLSGGESARKQSYVSESVGGGHTTLQSSVSGDASQQVISTIGPSKIEISKMALDSSAVSSSSTSKVMQSSSSAITKQEQQQSSSLSSSSQSAMHSEKNVSESSAISSSHKSESKQSKSSHTTSSSSSSSSTSKLMSSAQSKAQSVSETFQSSAHGTSDSAQSGRQTDTLSMNGGRQSLSTVQSSHLPDHSTYDQKSFQLVDGDGKTRQQHDSQSYSMAQSQAPTTKIVYDSAGNQITSTSSSYQAAQGYSTSSFQTEFSDGVDLSKSAKDSSAGTAKLRQTANNQNQVLYDTAGNRITTTGSSSYQAAQGYSSSSFQSSEAMDSKSSKDYMSSTSTSTKQSHNVSTSKGMTSSSAKDSIIDSTTLDNYSVQLHDSSTGQQHSNNMLMKTESAHTVASLSSAHDALASTIQSTQLITESASEAQQRQQHSESTKTYETSSHYAQMDEESRSRRKTSEYREQRESNAAILKRKIYDEHGRRLNLIDEKIVPKDIVTADLQDDVTNVTKTSFEAKLFNPKLKRWELVDQKTILEKDITTDIPVEIVQELEVERPELANITTTIQMTKVYDAKTKQWKTIDQKKHIDVLEKITFLEESSGRSELDESERTKNMKSMDMVDRVTIKEVSDLSDQKRNQINKTSKRTDQQTIQEQCICEICTCGRHNCYNCGGGTATTQTKSSKYTATSNSENVYHQENFTSELSAQATSGRRGTWTIEDAEDHLNRRESYTIEHSSTANETSERRLTWTKDDLEKVDVTKLKADYMRPKPIKHEDNLKPEGAFTVPERAGYTPGERVKPIKPDDNLRPEGEFSTPEKLQYRPAERPKQVRPEDNLRPEGDFEKPEKPQYRPAERPKQIKPEDNLRTEGEFQAPERPEYRPGERPKPVRHDDNLRPEGDFERPEKSPFRPAERPKQVRPEDNLRPEGEFSTPEKPQYRPAERPKQVRPEDNLRPEGEFEKPEKPQYRPAERPKQIKPEDNLRTEGEFQAPERPEYRPGERPKPVRHDDNLRPEGDFERPEKSPFRPAERPKQVRPEDNLRPEGEFSTPEKPQYRPAERPKQIRPEDNLRPEGEFEKPEKPQYRPAERPKQIKPEDNLHTEGEFQTPERPEYRPGERPKPIRPDDNLRPEGDFERPEKSPFRPAERPKQVRPEDNLRPEGDFSTPEKPQYRPAERPKQVRPEDNLRPEGDFEKPEKPQFRPAERPKQIKPEDNLRTEGEFQAPERPEYRPGERPKPVRHDDNLRPEGDFERPEKSPFRPAERPKQVRPEDNLKPEGSFEKPEKPQYRPAERPKQVKPLDNLRPEGDFERPKPTPVGKPDRAQIVKHEDNLRVEGNFERVEKTVFVAGERPKPIKPDDNLRPEGDFMTPEKQQFRPAERPKQIKPQDNLRPEGDFERPQKSPIGPGERPKPIRHDDNLRPEGSFERPEKATFKPAERPKQIRPEDNLRTEGEFEKPEKPQFRPAERPKQVKPQDNLQIEGDYNTFKEYTEQKQRKEAILKEVHEPGIADGAVLVTTQTVTTILKGEKKQPTGRQVTSNEVHDHATRSESESFTHSHSQHQQQHHTSEQVSSSTAINRAQRIEASTNERDQTTSQRSATKHSQSIHDVSGRNVAESITNHSQHHVVNGKTVVGGMTEHQSHSSHSLKSSSSSSKVHQTSSSTMQQHSSAIKSSSSSSSSSNTHQHQDSLHQLQHGETRHTRTNGTIVTGDDGGPLPGGVQHHTREQMTGSQVSSSSSKVVIDGKVVTDKSASSKLASEKLAIDGVVVTDKSFVERQKTGFDGMESISNVQTTGQNVHGATSSNLQDTTSTSTGSHSSTKTQSQTRSTNNIIHAESSTNGHPVGRRNGSLTTSSQAGSGQMAETQVKKLIGGKWVTKTIKTESKSFAQDHHQHEAVHGDSKMVHSDHVARQQHQTQSAGTEMHSHSISTSSSSVSKSQSSSTIVSDKTVQRGVRETTVSAGSPSGRPAAGARGGSSIVLGESTIDSSSSKRQQTSTTTKLIGGKLVHVTNASDSNNNSSAGKASAQNASNAHHSSLQEQLSSQTASSTSTASNVMKSSRTSESSTTRNTSTIGQQSSTSQQQQQQYNRKNTFASSENVNNSILCRPAQTSTATTTQHAANGVAGGMSVSGSIQRKSISNLNDSAMYSTTNRTSYSSLHRRGKESAESRMQDYVKTLETGTITNRTVRGQPCPPPTLASTGLSNSSSTATASSSTSMSAANQKSLRDYHSAMNVTRSSSTKANASSISFGDDKFHGTSSYKVQYIQQHEGRCPAAAHDNMKLSKVTKQHTYYVRDKK